From the genome of Streptomyces sp. NBC_01260, one region includes:
- a CDS encoding tail fiber domain-containing protein, whose translation MAAAGAVSGYAVLETVAALPVSSWRYLWEPEEVRHIGPMAQDWHAAFGFNQDDTTINPVDANGVLLVCVQALTRRVEELTAEVGRLRAEGVNEPEVARQGSRAGVPDESGQTDQAMAPATVVRVGESR comes from the coding sequence GTGGCTGCGGCCGGCGCCGTCAGCGGCTATGCGGTCCTGGAGACCGTGGCCGCGCTGCCCGTCAGTAGCTGGCGCTATCTCTGGGAGCCCGAAGAGGTGCGGCACATCGGGCCGATGGCTCAGGACTGGCACGCCGCCTTCGGCTTCAACCAGGACGACACCACCATCAACCCGGTCGACGCCAATGGCGTCCTCCTGGTGTGCGTCCAGGCGCTCACCCGCCGGGTGGAAGAACTCACGGCCGAAGTGGGCCGTCTGCGGGCCGAGGGCGTGAACGAACCAGAGGTCGCGCGACAGGGATCTCGCGCCGGGGTCCCGGATGAATCCGGGCAGACCGATCAGGCAATGGCCCCTGCCACCGTAGTTCGCGTGGGTGAGAGCCGGTAA
- a CDS encoding nuclear transport factor 2 family protein, giving the protein MAVVTSTTTRAAVEELLRRIGEGDPERIAELYAERVDWKLDWPEAEHGRTATPWIRHRSTRAEAAAHFRELAEHHVPGSAATEIERILVDGDDAVVIGEIRQTARSTGRAYRARFALHLTVEHGLVTRHHVYEDSLAVAQAFEVQGPDADPAPSGA; this is encoded by the coding sequence ATGGCAGTTGTCACGTCCACGACCACGCGCGCCGCCGTCGAGGAGTTGCTGCGCCGGATCGGCGAGGGCGACCCCGAGCGCATCGCCGAGCTGTATGCCGAGCGAGTCGACTGGAAGCTGGACTGGCCGGAGGCCGAACACGGCCGCACCGCCACCCCGTGGATCCGCCACCGGTCCACCCGCGCCGAGGCCGCCGCCCACTTCCGCGAGCTTGCCGAGCACCACGTGCCCGGGTCCGCGGCCACCGAGATCGAGCGCATCCTCGTGGACGGCGACGACGCGGTCGTGATCGGCGAGATCCGGCAGACCGCCCGGTCCACCGGACGTGCCTACCGTGCACGCTTCGCCCTGCACCTCACGGTCGAACACGGTCTGGTCACCCGGCACCACGTCTACGAGGACAGCCTCGCGGTGGCTCAGGCATTCGAGGTCCAGGGCCCGGACGCGGACCCCGCTCCGTCGGGAGCATGA
- a CDS encoding S41 family peptidase → MRLRNSKAATALVALALTGGAIVPAAAAQPPAVDGTWRVNGYGTVLRIADGRLQEYQTTSVSCLKGESAKQTGKGVFSADDGTLLTVRPAAGSLELSGSAGRRELRRIRALPQACKHPVPTDPVTTFDVFWQSFEENYPFFAAKGIDWHAVRDTYRPKVHADTSRDVLFSLFSDMVKPLYDAHVAVFDGERHFAGVRPGTAMPSDTLDARIKNHIVARDLKGGKPREFAEGRISYADLPDGLGYLRISGFGGYNKKDSSYAAQLAELDQALDAVLTTGRTASLTGLVIDVRINGGGSDALGVHIAERLTDTPYTAYRKRTRYTRPQPVPVRPAKGAPRYGGPVAVLTAGTTFSAGETFAQALIDRPGGTIRIGEPTQGVFSDTLDRVLPNGMAVWLPNEEFLSRSGQTFDGAGIPPHIRTPVFTEEEFAKNRDSAFDAAIAALRR, encoded by the coding sequence GTGCGACTCAGGAATTCCAAGGCCGCAACGGCGCTTGTGGCACTGGCACTCACAGGCGGGGCGATCGTGCCCGCCGCGGCGGCGCAACCGCCGGCCGTGGACGGCACCTGGCGGGTGAACGGCTACGGCACCGTGCTGCGCATCGCGGACGGACGATTGCAGGAGTACCAGACGACCTCGGTGAGCTGCCTGAAGGGCGAATCCGCGAAGCAGACGGGGAAGGGCGTGTTCAGCGCCGACGACGGGACGCTCCTCACCGTGCGGCCGGCGGCCGGGTCGTTGGAGCTGTCCGGTTCGGCGGGGCGCAGGGAACTGCGGCGGATCAGGGCGCTGCCGCAGGCGTGCAAGCACCCCGTGCCCACGGACCCGGTGACGACGTTCGACGTCTTCTGGCAGTCCTTCGAGGAGAACTACCCCTTTTTTGCCGCCAAGGGCATCGACTGGCATGCCGTACGGGACACCTACCGGCCGAAGGTGCACGCGGACACGAGCCGTGACGTCCTCTTCTCCCTCTTCAGCGACATGGTGAAGCCGCTCTACGACGCGCATGTCGCCGTCTTCGACGGGGAGCGCCACTTCGCCGGGGTGCGCCCGGGTACGGCGATGCCCAGTGACACGCTGGACGCCAGGATCAAGAACCACATCGTGGCGCGCGACCTCAAGGGCGGGAAGCCGCGGGAGTTCGCGGAAGGGCGGATCAGTTACGCGGACCTGCCGGACGGGCTGGGCTATCTGCGGATCTCCGGATTCGGCGGGTACAACAAGAAGGACTCCTCGTACGCGGCCCAACTGGCCGAGCTGGACCAGGCGCTGGACGCGGTCCTCACCACCGGGCGCACGGCTTCGCTCACCGGGCTCGTCATCGACGTCCGGATCAACGGCGGCGGCTCCGACGCGCTCGGCGTGCACATCGCGGAGCGCCTGACGGACACCCCGTACACCGCCTACCGGAAGCGCACCCGGTACACCCGGCCGCAGCCCGTCCCCGTACGGCCCGCGAAGGGCGCGCCCCGCTACGGCGGTCCGGTCGCGGTGCTGACGGCCGGGACGACGTTCAGCGCGGGCGAGACCTTCGCGCAGGCGCTCATCGACCGGCCCGGCGGGACCATCCGGATCGGGGAGCCCACCCAGGGCGTCTTCTCGGACACGCTGGACCGCGTGCTGCCCAACGGCATGGCGGTCTGGCTGCCGAACGAGGAGTTCCTGAGCCGCTCGGGGCAGACCTTCGACGGCGCGGGCATCCCGCCCCACATCCGTACACCGGTCTTCACCGAGGAGGAGTTCGCGAAGAACCGCGACTCGGCCTTCGACGCGGCGATCGCGGCGCTGCGGCGCTAG
- a CDS encoding S8 family serine peptidase produces MLTAAVLIIGQSPSAAAATDGPGAGGPRAPVADPSPAADDPYRPTTDDKGFQPLDATAPAGRSSEKLGAHDTQVLQQAQATETKTVTVMLLAELGNTKEVTAAVAKAGGSVGKVQPEIGYVRATVPTGKVQSLAALPVVKAIDLDKTFRVPSPEPGNAVSPAGAGARAAHPAAPNATTPADNPYMPVNDIGAVDFVAAHQKWDGRGITVGVLDTGVDLDHPALQKTSDGRPKVVDWVTATDPVTDGDGTWVRMSKAVTGPRFNYAGADWTAPEGSFQLGLFYEMSTTQSDFGGDLNNNGTTTDRFGVLYDPQTHRMWVDADGDHDFTDAPAMLPYGRQRQIGHFGTEDPQTAVTERIPYVVDYRDNVDVSPLGGSDVGKVANYVNIGLPSGSHATHVAGITAGTSLLGGAMHGVAPGAQIVSSRACTWGGGCTEAALTEGMIDLVVNRGVDVVNLSIGGLPALNDGSDVISQLYNTLTSRFGVQIVVAAGNEGAGTNTVGAPGVSSSVLAVAASVSKETWWANYGAAVDAPQGLFGFSSHGPSEDGALAPAVSAPGSAISSIPGWLEGEVVPEARYSLPVGYGMANGTSMAAPQVAGAAALLLSAAKSRNVESGPTALRAVLTGTAAHIDGVPTTAQGAGLVDIPAAWKQLSKGVRVDNYDVSAPVCTALSGNLAAPNSGAGIYNRCLPGSGGQPVATGKSYPVTVTRTNGKAGNTSSRIGWIGNDGTFRAPKTLSSRRGTSNTVTVTATPATTGVHSAIMTIDDPATVGIDRFVAVTVLAADPLRGPAYQVSRTGTLDRAQATSFLVAVPQGVEALQLNLGGLARGSQMRVLPIGPDGIPADSNASNHCYTGYSDPAGCDPRSRAVLRPKAGIWEFVVEARRTSETADNPFTASISLQGMSFAPDVTTLPSATVHQKASVEFTGTNTWGTAKLKATDGELGFVRNLFSTVANGQLTANRVDVPRQSTRLDVTLTPRADDADLDMYIVGARGVAATSMDIGPGVERIVMDDPAPGTYYVVVTGADVASGPVTFDYHEEMFSRGIGTITAQSDKALRLKPGQSMPVAADIDLSAVTRTSEPVIGRVRVANADGTIVGAAKVRINSVVAPKLSAVKWERPFVGAKLTNSGVVAGDRQFNSTMTPTTWTKEAGFTDLALGRAKNGSALDMNEHRESAGMLYYGGEEGTRPAAWAADGSVTDLGLPDWRERAYDSGFATGVSDSGTVVGFASLQYRENDQGHTYVDSFSWTRSGGYAKLAHLSGDTTETQPRAINAQGTAVGSSRTAEGQVRAVTWKTSTGKITDLGTLPGQSDSVALGVNATGSVVGASGDDAFVWTPKAGMKRLPDYGFNAKAEKITADGWILGTVELQPDFEVSAMWDPQGRLWDLSAMIPGDGWFLPTYSFGINENHDLMVYGEGGPAGSSSSTVLLHIPDQISG; encoded by the coding sequence GTGTTGACCGCTGCGGTCCTGATCATCGGCCAGTCGCCCAGCGCCGCGGCGGCGACGGACGGTCCGGGGGCGGGCGGCCCGCGGGCGCCCGTTGCGGATCCGTCGCCGGCGGCCGACGATCCGTATCGGCCGACCACGGACGACAAGGGATTCCAGCCGCTGGACGCCACGGCGCCGGCCGGCAGGAGTTCGGAGAAGCTCGGGGCCCACGACACCCAGGTGCTGCAGCAGGCGCAGGCCACCGAGACCAAGACCGTCACGGTGATGCTGCTCGCCGAGTTAGGCAACACCAAGGAGGTGACGGCGGCCGTCGCCAAGGCCGGCGGCTCCGTGGGCAAGGTCCAGCCCGAGATCGGCTATGTGCGGGCCACTGTCCCGACCGGCAAGGTCCAGAGCCTGGCCGCGCTCCCGGTGGTGAAGGCCATCGATCTGGACAAGACGTTCCGTGTGCCGAGCCCGGAGCCGGGCAACGCCGTCAGCCCGGCCGGAGCCGGGGCGAGGGCCGCTCATCCGGCGGCGCCGAACGCGACCACGCCGGCCGACAATCCGTATATGCCGGTCAACGACATCGGTGCCGTCGATTTCGTTGCGGCGCATCAGAAGTGGGACGGGCGCGGGATCACTGTCGGAGTGCTCGACACCGGCGTCGACCTCGATCATCCGGCCCTGCAGAAGACCAGCGACGGGCGGCCGAAGGTGGTCGACTGGGTGACGGCCACCGATCCGGTGACGGACGGCGACGGAACCTGGGTGCGGATGAGCAAGGCGGTGACCGGGCCCCGGTTCAACTACGCCGGGGCCGACTGGACGGCCCCGGAGGGTTCGTTCCAACTCGGCCTGTTCTACGAGATGAGCACCACCCAGAGCGATTTCGGTGGCGATCTCAACAACAACGGCACCACCACCGACAGGTTCGGCGTGCTGTACGACCCGCAGACCCACCGCATGTGGGTGGATGCCGACGGCGACCACGACTTCACCGATGCGCCGGCGATGCTGCCGTACGGCCGGCAGCGGCAGATCGGCCACTTCGGCACCGAAGATCCGCAAACCGCCGTCACCGAGCGGATTCCGTACGTCGTGGACTACCGGGACAACGTCGATGTGTCGCCGCTGGGCGGCAGTGACGTCGGCAAGGTGGCGAACTACGTGAACATCGGCTTGCCGTCGGGGTCGCACGCCACCCATGTCGCGGGAATCACCGCCGGCACGTCGTTGCTCGGCGGCGCGATGCACGGTGTGGCTCCGGGCGCGCAGATCGTCTCGTCCCGGGCCTGCACCTGGGGCGGCGGTTGCACAGAGGCGGCGCTCACCGAAGGCATGATCGACCTGGTCGTCAATCGCGGCGTCGATGTGGTCAACCTGTCGATCGGCGGACTGCCGGCGCTCAACGACGGATCCGACGTGATCTCCCAGCTGTACAACACGCTGACCAGCCGCTTCGGCGTGCAGATCGTGGTGGCGGCCGGTAACGAGGGCGCGGGCACCAACACCGTCGGCGCCCCGGGGGTCTCCTCGTCGGTGCTGGCCGTCGCAGCGTCGGTGAGCAAGGAGACCTGGTGGGCCAACTACGGTGCCGCGGTCGACGCACCGCAGGGACTGTTCGGGTTCTCTTCCCACGGCCCGTCCGAGGACGGCGCGCTCGCACCCGCGGTCAGCGCCCCGGGATCGGCGATCTCCTCGATCCCCGGCTGGTTGGAAGGCGAGGTCGTGCCGGAAGCGCGCTACTCGCTGCCGGTCGGCTACGGCATGGCGAACGGAACCTCGATGGCGGCACCCCAGGTGGCCGGAGCCGCTGCCCTGTTGCTGTCGGCGGCGAAGTCCCGGAACGTCGAATCCGGTCCAACGGCGCTGCGCGCCGTGCTGACCGGAACGGCGGCACACATCGACGGAGTGCCGACCACCGCCCAGGGCGCCGGACTGGTCGACATCCCGGCCGCCTGGAAGCAGCTCTCGAAGGGCGTGCGGGTCGACAACTATGACGTCTCCGCTCCGGTGTGCACGGCGCTGTCGGGCAATCTGGCCGCCCCGAACAGCGGCGCCGGGATCTACAACCGGTGCCTGCCCGGGTCGGGTGGGCAGCCGGTCGCGACCGGCAAGTCCTACCCGGTGACGGTGACCAGGACCAACGGGAAGGCCGGGAACACCAGTAGCCGAATCGGCTGGATCGGCAATGACGGCACGTTCCGGGCGCCGAAGACCCTCTCGTCGCGGCGCGGCACCTCGAACACCGTGACGGTGACCGCCACTCCGGCGACAACCGGTGTGCACAGTGCGATCATGACGATCGACGATCCGGCTACGGTCGGCATCGACCGGTTCGTGGCGGTTACCGTGCTGGCGGCGGATCCGTTGCGCGGCCCGGCCTATCAGGTCAGCAGGACCGGAACCCTTGATCGCGCCCAAGCGACGTCGTTCCTGGTTGCGGTGCCGCAGGGCGTCGAAGCCCTGCAGCTGAACCTCGGCGGACTGGCCAGGGGCAGCCAGATGCGCGTCCTGCCCATCGGTCCCGACGGGATCCCGGCAGACTCCAACGCCAGCAATCACTGCTACACCGGATACAGCGATCCGGCCGGATGCGATCCGCGATCCAGGGCCGTGCTGCGGCCCAAGGCGGGCATCTGGGAGTTCGTCGTGGAAGCCCGACGGACCTCCGAGACCGCCGACAACCCTTTCACCGCGTCGATTTCGTTGCAGGGCATGTCGTTTGCGCCGGACGTGACGACGTTGCCCTCGGCCACCGTGCACCAGAAGGCGTCGGTCGAGTTCACCGGGACGAACACCTGGGGCACGGCGAAGCTCAAGGCCACCGACGGTGAACTCGGTTTTGTCCGGAACCTGTTCTCCACCGTCGCCAACGGACAGCTCACGGCGAATCGGGTCGACGTGCCGCGGCAGTCGACGCGACTGGACGTGACGCTGACCCCGCGCGCCGACGATGCCGATCTCGACATGTACATCGTCGGAGCCCGCGGCGTCGCAGCCACCAGCATGGACATCGGCCCGGGCGTGGAGCGCATCGTCATGGACGATCCGGCACCTGGCACCTACTACGTGGTGGTGACCGGCGCCGACGTCGCGTCCGGCCCGGTGACCTTCGACTATCACGAGGAGATGTTCTCCCGCGGCATCGGGACCATCACGGCACAGTCCGACAAGGCGTTGCGGCTCAAGCCGGGACAGTCGATGCCGGTGGCCGCCGACATCGACCTCAGCGCGGTCACCCGGACGAGCGAGCCGGTGATCGGCCGGGTCCGAGTGGCCAACGCGGACGGCACCATCGTCGGCGCGGCGAAGGTCAGGATCAACAGCGTTGTCGCGCCGAAGCTGTCGGCGGTGAAATGGGAGAGGCCCTTCGTCGGTGCCAAACTCACCAACAGCGGCGTCGTCGCGGGTGATCGGCAGTTCAACTCCACGATGACGCCGACCACCTGGACCAAGGAGGCCGGGTTCACCGACCTGGCCCTGGGGAGGGCGAAGAACGGCTCGGCACTGGACATGAATGAGCACCGGGAATCGGCCGGGATGCTCTATTACGGTGGTGAGGAAGGCACCCGGCCGGCCGCGTGGGCGGCCGACGGGAGTGTGACGGATCTCGGGCTGCCGGACTGGCGGGAGAGGGCCTACGACAGCGGGTTCGCCACCGGCGTCAGCGACAGCGGCACCGTCGTCGGGTTCGCGAGCCTCCAGTACCGGGAGAACGATCAGGGGCACACCTACGTGGACTCGTTCAGTTGGACCAGAAGCGGCGGTTACGCGAAGCTGGCCCACCTGTCGGGCGACACCACGGAAACCCAGCCGAGGGCGATCAACGCCCAAGGCACTGCGGTCGGGTCGTCGCGCACCGCTGAGGGGCAAGTGCGAGCCGTCACCTGGAAGACCTCAACCGGGAAGATCACCGATCTCGGCACCCTTCCCGGGCAGTCCGACTCGGTTGCCCTGGGCGTCAACGCGACCGGCTCGGTGGTCGGCGCCAGCGGGGACGACGCGTTCGTCTGGACGCCGAAAGCCGGAATGAAGCGCTTGCCGGACTACGGGTTCAACGCCAAGGCGGAGAAGATCACCGCCGACGGCTGGATCCTCGGCACCGTGGAACTGCAGCCCGACTTCGAGGTTTCGGCGATGTGGGATCCGCAGGGCCGGCTCTGGGATCTGTCGGCGATGATCCCCGGGGACGGCTGGTTCCTGCCGACCTACAGCTTCGGCATCAACGAGAACCACGATCTGATGGTCTACGGCGAAGGCGGGCCCGCCGGGTCCTCGTCGAGCACTGTCCTGCTGCACATACCGGATCAGATCTCCGGCTAG
- a CDS encoding GNAT family N-acetyltransferase → MSWLPDDFVRPVHVPVPGTALHLRPIREADTPLDYPAVMGSRERLWEIFGPAWAWPPETMTQEEDRLDLVRHEQEIAAHKSFNYALLDAEETAVLGCVYIDPPERTGSDGEVSWWVVDGLVGGEAERALDALVPQWIAADWPFLRPRYLGRDITWQDWLGLPRAS, encoded by the coding sequence ATGAGCTGGCTGCCCGACGACTTCGTCCGCCCCGTCCACGTACCCGTGCCCGGCACCGCGCTTCATCTGCGGCCGATCCGGGAGGCGGACACCCCGCTGGACTACCCCGCCGTGATGGGCTCCCGGGAGCGCCTGTGGGAGATCTTCGGCCCGGCCTGGGCCTGGCCCCCGGAGACGATGACCCAGGAGGAGGACCGGCTCGACCTGGTGCGGCACGAGCAGGAGATCGCCGCGCACAAGTCGTTCAACTACGCGCTGCTGGACGCGGAGGAGACGGCGGTCCTCGGCTGCGTCTACATCGACCCGCCCGAGCGCACCGGCTCCGACGGCGAGGTCTCCTGGTGGGTGGTGGACGGCCTCGTCGGCGGCGAGGCGGAACGCGCGCTCGACGCGCTGGTGCCGCAGTGGATCGCCGCCGACTGGCCGTTCCTGCGGCCCCGTTACCTGGGCCGGGACATCACGTGGCAGGACTGGCTCGGGCTGCCGCGCGCCTCGTGA
- a CDS encoding VOC family protein, producing the protein MAAKIDLTLDCADAQVLAVFWKTALGYIDRPPPPPFSTREEWFASFDLPEDDHVDDSAWLCDPDGAGPGLSILKVPEPKTAKNRLHMDVRVPGHGTPDERWARIKAESERLVRAGGAALEVFDGHHVLMADPEGNEFCVAAASA; encoded by the coding sequence ATGGCAGCCAAAATCGATCTGACGCTTGACTGCGCGGACGCACAGGTCCTCGCGGTCTTCTGGAAGACGGCCCTCGGCTATATCGACCGGCCGCCGCCGCCCCCCTTCAGCACACGAGAGGAGTGGTTCGCCTCCTTCGACCTGCCGGAGGACGACCATGTCGACGACTCGGCGTGGCTGTGCGACCCCGACGGCGCCGGCCCCGGCCTGTCCATCCTCAAGGTCCCCGAGCCCAAGACGGCGAAGAACCGGCTCCACATGGACGTCCGAGTGCCGGGGCACGGCACTCCCGACGAGCGATGGGCACGGATCAAGGCGGAGTCCGAACGCCTGGTGCGGGCGGGCGGTGCCGCCCTGGAAGTATTCGACGGGCACCATGTTCTGATGGCCGACCCGGAGGGCAACGAGTTCTGCGTCGCGGCCGCCTCCGCGTGA
- a CDS encoding D-alanyl-D-alanine carboxypeptidase family protein: MNIKIQGISRVSATATVALTAGAVIAGGAFASQAQAAAPKPPTIVAKGGFVMNDGTGKTLFTKAADTRRSTGSTTKIMTARVVLAQKGLNLDSKVTIQKAYSDYIVSKGASSARLIVGDKVTVRQLMYGLMLPSGCDAAYALADKFGSGSTRAARVKSFIGKMNSTAKTLGLKNTHFDSFDGIGNGSNYSTPRDLTKLASSAMKYSTFRSVVKTKSTKQKVTTKSGGYRYMSWTNTNKLLGTYSGAIGVKTGSGPAAKYCLVFAATRSGKTVIGTVLTATSESTRTADAKKLMDYGFKK; encoded by the coding sequence TTGAATATCAAGATTCAGGGCATAAGCCGCGTATCGGCTACCGCCACGGTCGCCCTCACCGCAGGTGCCGTCATCGCGGGAGGCGCGTTCGCCTCCCAGGCCCAGGCCGCCGCGCCGAAGCCGCCGACGATCGTCGCCAAGGGCGGCTTCGTGATGAACGACGGAACGGGGAAGACCCTCTTCACCAAGGCCGCGGACACCCGCCGTTCCACCGGCTCCACGACCAAGATCATGACCGCCCGGGTGGTGCTGGCCCAGAAGGGCCTCAACCTGGATTCCAAGGTCACGATCCAGAAGGCGTACAGCGACTACATCGTCTCCAAGGGCGCGTCCTCGGCCCGCCTCATCGTGGGCGACAAGGTCACGGTCCGCCAGCTGATGTACGGACTGATGCTGCCGTCCGGCTGCGACGCCGCGTACGCCCTGGCCGACAAGTTCGGCTCCGGCTCCACGCGCGCGGCCCGGGTGAAGTCGTTCATCGGCAAGATGAACAGCACCGCGAAGACGCTCGGGCTGAAGAACACCCACTTCGACTCGTTCGACGGCATAGGGAACGGGTCCAACTACTCGACCCCGCGCGATCTGACGAAGCTCGCCAGCAGCGCGATGAAGTACTCCACCTTCCGCAGCGTCGTCAAGACCAAGTCGACGAAGCAGAAGGTCACGACGAAGAGCGGCGGCTACCGCTACATGTCGTGGACCAACACCAACAAGCTGCTGGGCACCTACAGCGGCGCGATCGGCGTGAAGACCGGCTCCGGCCCGGCGGCCAAGTACTGCCTGGTCTTCGCCGCGACCCGCAGCGGCAAGACGGTCATCGGCACGGTCCTGACGGCCACCTCCGAGTCCACCCGGACCGCGGACGCGAAGAAGCTCATGGACTACGGCTTCAAGAAGTAG
- a CDS encoding GntR family transcriptional regulator, whose protein sequence is MPAPASSPVRPPVKRPPAAERVYTHIKEAVLDRRYEGGTLLTEGDLADAVGVSRTPVREALLRLEVEGLIKLYPKKGALVLAVSAQEIADVVETRLLVEEFAVRRAVPASAKLIARLEELLEEQRQMSEAGDLAAVSVKDRCFHAEIVRHAGNEILSRLYDQLRDRQLRMGVAVMEAHPGRIAANITEHGELLEAIRAGDADGAAHVVRRHVSRVKVLVRGEDR, encoded by the coding sequence ATGCCTGCCCCAGCCTCGTCCCCCGTCCGTCCGCCCGTGAAGCGGCCCCCCGCCGCCGAGCGCGTCTACACCCATATCAAGGAAGCGGTCCTGGACCGCCGGTACGAGGGCGGGACGCTCCTCACCGAGGGCGATCTCGCGGACGCCGTGGGGGTCTCCCGCACGCCCGTGCGCGAGGCGCTGCTGCGGCTGGAGGTGGAGGGGCTGATCAAGCTCTATCCGAAGAAGGGCGCCCTGGTGCTCGCCGTCTCCGCGCAGGAGATCGCGGACGTCGTGGAGACCCGGCTGCTCGTCGAGGAGTTCGCCGTGCGCCGGGCCGTGCCCGCGTCGGCGAAGCTGATCGCCCGGCTGGAGGAGCTGCTGGAGGAGCAGCGGCAGATGTCGGAGGCGGGGGATCTGGCCGCCGTCTCGGTCAAGGACCGCTGCTTCCACGCCGAGATCGTCCGGCACGCCGGCAACGAGATCCTGTCCCGCCTCTACGACCAGCTGCGCGACCGCCAGCTGCGGATGGGCGTCGCCGTCATGGAGGCCCACCCCGGCAGGATCGCCGCCAACATCACCGAGCACGGCGAGCTGCTGGAGGCGATCAGGGCCGGTGACGCGGACGGTGCCGCGCACGTCGTGCGCCGTCATGTGAGCCGGGTCAAGGTGCTGGTCAGGGGTGAGGACCGGTGA
- a CDS encoding MFS transporter yields MSSAAAPTLSLPGDPPGGRRAAMVWGVGVAVYFVAIIFRTSLGVAGLDAADRFDVSASALSTFSILQLLVYAGMQIPVGLMVDRLGTKKVLTIGAVLFTLGQLGFALSPSYGAALASRALLGCGDAMTFISVLRLGARWFPARRGPMIGQVAALFGMAGNLVSTLVIARSLHGLGWTTTFVGSSLAGVVVLVLLLLFLKDHPEGHAPPPAEHAGGTYVRKQIAAAWREPGTRLGMWVHFTTQFPAMVFLLLWGMPFLVEAQGLSRGTAGELLTLVVLSNMAVGLVYGQIIARHHAARVPLALGTVAMTALLWASAILHPGDHAPMWLLVTLCVVLGACGPASMIGFDFARPANPPERQGTASGIVNMGGFVASMTTLFAVGVLLDATGDNYRIAFASVFVLEALGVVQILRLRARAAHREREHHVISRVEAVHVPA; encoded by the coding sequence GTGAGTTCCGCCGCCGCCCCCACGCTGTCCCTGCCCGGCGATCCGCCCGGCGGCCGGCGGGCCGCCATGGTCTGGGGCGTCGGGGTCGCCGTCTACTTCGTCGCCATCATCTTCCGCACCAGCCTGGGCGTCGCCGGGCTCGACGCCGCCGACCGGTTCGACGTCAGCGCCTCGGCGCTCTCCACCTTCTCCATCCTTCAGCTGCTGGTCTACGCGGGCATGCAGATACCCGTCGGCCTGATGGTGGACCGGCTGGGCACCAAGAAGGTGCTCACCATCGGCGCCGTCCTGTTCACCCTCGGGCAGCTCGGCTTCGCGCTCTCCCCCTCGTACGGTGCCGCGCTGGCCTCCCGCGCCCTGCTGGGCTGCGGCGACGCGATGACGTTCATCAGCGTGCTGCGGCTGGGGGCGCGCTGGTTCCCGGCCCGGCGCGGCCCGATGATCGGGCAGGTCGCCGCCCTCTTCGGGATGGCGGGCAACCTCGTCTCGACGCTGGTGATCGCCCGCTCCCTGCACGGCCTGGGCTGGACCACCACCTTCGTCGGCAGCTCGCTGGCCGGGGTCGTGGTGCTGGTCCTGCTGCTGCTCTTCCTGAAGGACCATCCCGAGGGGCACGCGCCGCCGCCCGCCGAGCACGCCGGCGGGACGTACGTGCGCAAGCAGATCGCCGCCGCCTGGCGGGAACCGGGCACCCGGCTCGGGATGTGGGTGCACTTCACCACGCAGTTCCCGGCCATGGTGTTCCTGCTGCTGTGGGGGATGCCGTTCCTGGTCGAGGCGCAGGGGCTGAGCCGGGGGACCGCGGGGGAGCTGCTCACCCTGGTGGTGCTCTCCAACATGGCCGTCGGCCTCGTCTACGGGCAGATCATCGCCCGCCACCACGCGGCCCGTGTCCCGCTCGCGCTGGGCACGGTCGCGATGACGGCGCTGCTGTGGGCGTCGGCCATCCTGCACCCCGGAGACCATGCGCCGATGTGGCTGCTGGTCACGCTGTGCGTGGTGCTCGGTGCCTGTGGGCCCGCGTCGATGATCGGCTTCGACTTCGCCCGTCCGGCCAACCCGCCGGAGCGCCAGGGCACCGCTTCGGGGATCGTCAACATGGGCGGCTTCGTCGCGTCGATGACCACACTGTTCGCCGTCGGCGTGCTGCTGGACGCGACCGGCGACAACTACCGCATCGCGTTCGCCTCGGTCTTCGTCCTGGAGGCGCTCGGGGTCGTGCAGATCCTGCGGCTGCGGGCCAGGGCCGCGCACCGGGAGCGCGAGCACCATGTGATCAGCCGGGTGGAGGCCGTACACGTACCCGCGTAG